The following proteins are encoded in a genomic region of Necator americanus strain Aroian chromosome II, whole genome shotgun sequence:
- a CDS encoding hypothetical protein (NECATOR_CHRII.G8359.T1), whose product MEQIVSILKEALEPIGGVGEKTNRGLGDGQRPVLGPEPPAMYEEWPTLEFPDLTKSILDLFTKTTSESVSSSLLYELTRSDSEESEQASIRLQTDDQLRWCMQVLNHSLTLSFYTHREYETVHGAVRIYLHWLLALTDIPDGNIPTPLLNTPEKYFRNIIDALRNLFCRRSEVKGEVPRGLAIERQAREVETVLDAIRGLTHSASRKYQNEVWARTLSFLLNSADLLLADPLSPEEMGMRVGSRVVDTLFDLWFHAVMNEEIPSPTYWRTLAALCRRWRHHVTVVESWARKLLALTVLVCRKMYGDEYCRISIHDESITPFAYLPPVEDDEVDLLYHSWYNLFSLMDSPADILAHNPVNNKPINGGIQINDENMNIQPPTSLPLCFFLATTALQRMIDVFYGDGRVSIEFKESDILVRKWNTSTPQPSLASTDHASRSRSEFSREKALTVTESIAPSRDTRDTDGTLTQEGRASFSSSTSGKEGRSLSDMAKRSVKTRQSERGLHQDDTSGTNMSSSHHLSTSATSRQTLDQVSPATSKFSESVSQGRLLDAKQSVASSESTSRPLAVHFVAHTLAVNPAYIPWVGEKGPKAERLLNLTMEWLLAAARAKTEHKGKAEVADDVIAGLSIHSVDLDDVPEAMIAGTGGNKRRSIASSCSSATGDSVKGDNGSSVFTGATNTEGIDGVSAGRAAAIAALTRIICSKRTSEKLPNHQLANFLSTIHDALIEKDRLVLCSLFYYGQNLFRLGLTGVETILPHYLFALDIILIESAKLRLHPSIPEVEMRRACLRALSSVVCWPTTFGMSKIPQLPESSNLKSSATTYLQLRSRIYKTLVFSLRNETDPVNLHLTLAMCTVLMEESCSYDLGLTDEQTAEMIRMVTQQHGNQTPEKGLCVSFVRGLVSAICDRICRPEWAGEHSVSLAAIDVMNSLSHLHPTVLFNNKDVSTGSLIVASLCRFIETQLGKPPPLHSKDLHSTVVAAYSSIAVWLNAAPILAECESVLNTVAEAVQLGVTGTKKKDSSLEESKAASKRVLEAAEYLMYSLFSVVGRSGQAICDERRLLYTYGPAAIDTTKFMHVIINGDTLFSLHEASHIPALADGCPCVLYVKRSPMQPASVGVAQLRPHPEGYQPDQLPPPTPMASTFESSTSTTSGLSSTTQGSQSSNRSVATGSILSGVTVTSIESARTVTAVPISSTPDAVSTRSTVSAPQLSSSAKNPTQPANIGHQFETPPEFLKVTCKLDTTVRPLEATKETDAIEAELRRIDAETPEEKARREKNRWTLMNEENRRVKPALSPATCKSIRILLYDMGLVDREVFGKDIVCLDSGQSSDFYRDLHDLVDSCPARALHTTHIFYVKEGQRSAVDILDNALNVHNTKPDFCGFLAGLGEGVEIGLHDSWTGHWSTAFSSERKPLEESDAVDHYIIDGVTHALWWADAGCELAFVLPTERSLRVFKQDLASPATSSRRGSSKTPSAMSGSSDEVKADGHSDVFLDVGRKKGTGSTTGSDRDGLLSYGGGGSSMGNSPPSRRSADLRVMLVWLERAEDMLHFPVDELLSACDDGGEKPPLSGVERPAHLVIFIHQVEPGLVHIRTRGSPNRFGEAGPLCDSMAVSMASLPSFVRLTVLNIVRRNVAEIENYQFTHTKRKQAIVDLGKKYAANLTYEDFLLRLMSW is encoded by the exons ATGGAGCAAATCGTGTCGATATTGAAGGAAGCGCTCGAACCGATCGGCGGTGTTGGTGAGAAGACGAATCGAGGATTGGGCGACGGACAACGACCGGTACTGGGACCAGAACCGCCGGCCATGTACGAGGAGTGGCCGACGCTCGAGTTCCCCGACCTTACAAAGTCCATACTTGACTTATTCACAAa GACTACAAGTGAATCAGTGTCATCCTCGCTATTGTATGAACTAACTCGATCGGATAGTGAAGAGAGTGAGCAAGCATCCATCAGGTTGCAGACGGACGATCAATTGAGATGGTGTATGCAG GTACTGAATCATTCTCTAACACTTTCGTTCTATACGCATCGAGAATACGAAACAGTACATGGCGCTGTACGGATCTACCTGCATTGGTTGCTGGCACTCACTGACATTCCAGATGGGAACATACCGACGCCGTTGTTAAATACacctgaaaaatattttag GAACATTATTGATGCGCTTCGAAATCTGTTTTGTCGAAGGAGTGAAGTAAAAGGAGAG GTACCTCGAGGGTTAGCCATCGAGCGACAGGCTCGAGAAGTCGAAACTGTCTTGGATGCCATAAGAGGATTGACACATTCAGCAAGCAGGAAGTATCAAAATGAG GTTTGGGCCCGTACGctcagttttcttcttaattcgGCCGATCTTCTCTTGGCTGATCCTCTTTCGCCTG AGGAAATGGGTATGCGAGTTGGTTCACGCGTCGTGGATACCTTATTCGATTTGTGGTTTCATGCTgtaatgaatgaagaaatccCGTCACCAACGTACTGGCGGACGTTAGCGGCGCTTTGTCGGCGATGGAGGCATCAC GTAACCGTGGTTGAGTCTTGGGCTAGAAAACTTTTAGCGCTGACGGTGTTGGTTTGCCGTAAGATGTACGGAGACGAGTACTGTAGGATTTCTATAC ACGATGAAAGCATTACTCCGTTTGCCTATTTGCCTCCTGTGGAAGATGACGAAGTGGATCTGTTGTATCATAGTTG GTATaatcttttttcacttatgGATTCGCCAGCAGATATTCTAGCACACAATCCTGTCAACAACAAACCAATCA ACGGGGGAATCCAAATAAACGACGAAAACATGAACATTCAACCACCAACATCATTACCACTGTGCTTTTTCTTGGCAACGACAGCACTTCAAAGAATGATCGACGTGTTTTATG GTGATGGACGTGTATCCATCGAGTTCAAAGAGTCTGACATACTGGTAAGGAAATGGAATACGTCTACACCTCAGCCATCTTTAGCCTCAACAGATCATGCTAGTCGTTCTCGAAGCGAATTTAGC CGTGAAAAAGCACTTACTGTGACAGAATCAATAGCACCCTCGAGAGATACTCGTGACACCGATGGAACGTTAACGCAGGAAGGTCGTGCGTCCTTTTCTTCGTCAACTAGTGGGAAAGAAGGCAGGAGTTTGTCAGATATGGCCAAGAGATCGGTGAAGACTAGACAATCTG AACGCGGTCTTCACCAAGATGATACGAGTGGAACTAATATGAGCTCGTCACATCATCTTAGTACTAGTGCTACGAGTCGACAGACTCTAGATCAG GTATCTCCGGCTACGTCAAAATTTAGCGAAAGTGTGAGCCAAGGACGACTGTTGGATGCAAAACAGTCAGTTGCGTCCTCCGAAAGCACATCAAGACCGCTTGCTGTGCACTTTGTGGCGCATACCTTAGCAG TCAATCCCGCCTATATTCCATGGGTGGGCGAAAAGGGACCGAAGGCAGAACGCCTGTTGAATTTAACAATGGAATGGCTGTTAGCGGCGGCACGCGCGAAAACTGAACACAAAGGAAAGGCAGAAGTGGCCGATG ATGTAATAGCCGGTTTGTCCATACATTCGGTGGATTTGGATGACGTGCCTGAGGCAATGATCGCTGGTACCGGCGGTAATAAGCGTCGGAGTATTG CGAGTTCATGCTCATCAGCAACCGGGGACTCGGTCAAGGGTGATAACGGCAGCAGCGTATTTACTGGCGCTACGAACACCGAAGGCATTGATGGTGTCTCAGCGGGTCGAGCGGCTGCGATTGCAGCTCTCACAAGGATAATCTGCTCAAAACGGACCAGTGAAAAACTTCCCAATCATCAGCTGGCTAATTTTTTGTCCACCATACACGATGCATTGATTGAG aaggATCGACTAGTTCTTTGTTCATTGTTCTATTATGGACAGAATCTGTTCCGGCTTGGACTAACTGGTGTGGAGACTATACTGCCGCATTATCTTTTTGCACTGGACATTATACTAATTGAAAGCGCCAAATTGAG gTTGCATCCTTCGATACCTGAAGTAGAAATGCGACGAGCGTGTCTTCGAGCGTTGTCGTCCGTTGTATGTTGGCCTACGACTTTTGGAATGAGCAAGATACCGC AACTTCCAGAAAGCTCAAATCTGAAATCTTCCGCAACCACCTATCTACAACTACGATCTAGGATTTACAAGACATTAGTGTTCAGCTTGAGAAATGAGACAGATCCTGTGAATTTGCATTTAACACTAG CAATGTGCACAGTTCTAATGGAGGAAAGTTGTTCATATGATCTTGGACTCACCGACGAACAAACCGCAGAAATGATTCGAATGGTCACGCAGCAGCATGGAAATCAAACACCAGAGAAAG GACTGTGTGTTTCATTCGTCAGAGGATTAGTATCAGCAATATGCGACAGAATTTGTCGTCCTGAATGGGCTGGTGAACATTCAGTATCGTTGGCTGCTATTGATGTGATGAACAGTTTGTCACATTTGCATCCGACAGTGTTGTTTAATAATA agGACGTTTCCACAGGATCTCTTATAGTTGCGTCTTTATGTCGCTTTATTGAAACACAACTTGGCAAACCTCCTCCTCTGCATTCGAAAGATCTGCACTCAACA gTAGTGGCAGCGTACAGTTCCATAGCCGTGTGGCTGAATGCCGCACCGATTTTGGCCGAATGTGAGAGCGTTTTAAATACAGTAGCTGAAGCTGTACagttgggagttacaggaacgaagaaaaaagat AGTTCTCTCGAGGAATCTAAAGCGGCCAGTAAGCGTGTGCTCGAAGCTGCAGAGTACTTGATGTATTCGTTGTTTTCTGTAGTG GGACGAAGCGGTCAAGCTATTTGTGATGAACGTCGCTTACTTTACACATATGGTCCAGCAGCAATTGATACAACTAAATTTATGCATGTGATAATAAATGGTGACACATTGTTCTCACTTCATGAAGCGTCACACATACCAGCTTTAGCGGATG gatgcCCATGTGTACTGTACGTCAAGAGATCGCCAATGCAACCTGCGTCAGTCGGTGTTGCACAGCTCCGTCCACATCCTGAAGGTTATCAACCTGATCAGCTACCGCCACCGACTCCGATGGCCAGCACTTTTGAGAGCt CTACGTCAACCACAAGTGGATTGTCATCGACTACACAAGGCAGCCAATCGTCAAATCGGTCGGTAGCAACTGGTTCGATTCTGAGCGGTGTAACGGTGACTAGTATCGAATCAGCACGAACTGTAACTGCAGTTCCAATATCTTCAACTCCTG ATGCTGTATCAACTCGGTCCACTGTCTCAGCACCGCAGTTATCCTCTAGTGCGAAGAATCCTACCCAACCTGCTAACATAGGGCATCAATTTGAAACGCCTCCTGAGTTCCTTAAAGTCACGTGCAAACT GGATACGACAGTTCGACCCTTAGAAGCAACGAAAGAGACGGATGCCATAGAGGCGGAGTTACGAAGAATTGACGCCGAGACTCCCGAGGAAAAAGCACGTCGTGAGAAGAACCGATGGACACTGATGAATGAGGAAAACAGACGTGTGAAACCAgcttt AAGTCCTGCGACATGCAAATCGATCCGTATCTTGCTCTACGATATGGGTCTTGTGGATCGGGAAGTGTTTGGAAAAGATATCGTGTGCTTGGATAGCGGTCAGAG CTCTGATTTCTACCGTGATCTCCATGATCTTGTCGATAGTTGTCCGGCGCGGGCACTTCACACCACCCACATCTTTTACGTTAAGGAAGGACAACGTTCTGCGGTGGATATTCTGGATAATGCG CTGAATGTGCACAATACAAAACCGGATTTCTGTGGATTCTTAGCAGGACTAGGCGAAGGAGTAGAAATTGGACTACACGATTCATGGACTGGTCATTGGTCAACAGCTTTCAGTAGTGAAAGAA AGCCATTGGAAGAATCCGATGCTGTAGATCACTACATTATCGACGGAGTAACTCATGCTTTATGGTGGGCGGACGCAGGCTGTGAACTAGCGTTTGTTCTACCAACTGAAAGAAGTCTTAGGGTATTCAAACAAGACTTAGCGTCACCTGCTACAAGTTCAAGAC GAGGTTCAAGCAAAACTCCGTCTGCTATGTCTGGTTCCTCGGATGAAGTAAAGGCGGACGG TCATTCCGATGTGTTTCTCGATGTGGGTCGGAAGAAAGGTACCGGTTCAACCACTGGAAGTGATCGTGATGGATTATTGTCGTACGGTGGAGGTGGATCAAGCATGGGTAACTCACCACCGTCGCGAAGAAGTGCCGATTTGCGAGTAATGCTGGTTTGGCTGGAAAGGGCTGAGGATATGCTGCATTTCCCTGTCG ATGAGCTGCTAAGTGCATGTGATGACGGTGGCGAGAAACCACCATTGTCGGGTGTTGAACGGCCAGCTCACCTTGTAATTTTCATCCACCAAGTGGAGCCAGGATTAGTGCACATAAGAACGAGAGGATCACCGAATAG GTTCGGCGAAGCAGGACCGTTGTGTGATTCTATGGCAGTTTCAATGGCGTCACTTCCATCATTTGTTCGGTTAACTGTGCTTAACATCGTTAGACGTAACGTGGCGGAAATAGAGAA ttACCAGTTCACACATACCAAAAGAAAGCAAGCTATTGTGGATTTGGGAAAGAAGTATGCTGCAAATTTAACCTACGAGGATTTCTTGCTACGTCTTATGTCTTGGTAG